A genomic region of Aureibacillus halotolerans contains the following coding sequences:
- a CDS encoding isochorismatase family protein — protein sequence MSQALIVIDAQQDLIEGNDQEAQVWEKERLIANINTVIEKALSKEILIVFIRDEDVGGGKGPGFDVHENIHVPPSAETFNKLSTNAFHKTPLLAHLQKHQVNHVVIMGCATQHCIDTAVRAATTHSLDVTLIGDGHSTADSPVLSAETIIAHHNATLHGHYNVDHFCMVRHADENVFEPQHHEHR from the coding sequence TTGAGCCAAGCATTAATCGTTATCGATGCCCAACAAGACCTTATTGAAGGGAACGATCAGGAAGCACAAGTTTGGGAAAAAGAGCGCCTGATTGCAAACATTAATACCGTGATTGAGAAAGCATTGTCAAAGGAGATATTGATCGTTTTTATTCGGGACGAGGATGTCGGTGGTGGAAAGGGCCCAGGGTTTGATGTACACGAAAACATTCACGTTCCGCCATCAGCGGAAACCTTCAATAAACTGTCGACCAATGCCTTTCATAAAACGCCATTGCTCGCCCATTTACAAAAACACCAAGTGAACCACGTCGTGATTATGGGATGTGCAACGCAGCACTGTATCGACACGGCAGTTCGTGCAGCGACCACGCACAGCTTGGATGTGACACTCATCGGCGACGGCCATTCGACAGCTGATTCGCCTGTTCTTTCTGCCGAGACCATTATTGCGCATCACAATGCAACACTTCATGGCCATTACAATGTAGATCATTTTTGTATGGTTCGACATGCAGATGAAAACGTGTTTGAACCACAGCATCATGAGCATCGTTAG
- a CDS encoding SRPBCC family protein, with product MKVESVLPDLKKTILLDAPIHDVWNTVATSEGIAAWFMPNTFMAVVGNEFTLKSPFGLSPCKVLTVDPPYQLTFSWDTSGWWVAFELNEVDGKTEFTLTHGGWGLADEVVPKAKDTNETIHKRMDQGWEGIVYGKLRQVLGHK from the coding sequence ATGAAAGTCGAATCCGTATTACCAGATCTTAAAAAAACAATCCTCTTAGATGCCCCAATTCATGATGTTTGGAACACCGTTGCCACATCAGAGGGCATAGCGGCATGGTTCATGCCAAACACGTTCATGGCTGTTGTAGGGAATGAATTTACGCTGAAATCCCCCTTCGGTCTGTCCCCTTGCAAAGTGCTGACGGTCGATCCTCCCTATCAGCTTACGTTCTCATGGGACACGTCGGGATGGTGGGTTGCCTTTGAGTTAAACGAGGTTGATGGGAAAACAGAATTCACATTAACACATGGTGGTTGGGGTTTAGCAGACGAGGTTGTGCCGAAAGCTAAAGATACAAATGAAACGATTCATAAGCGCATGGACCAAGGATGGGAAGGCATTGTCTATGGAAAACTACGTCAAGTACTGGGACACAAATGA
- a CDS encoding bifunctional nitrate reductase/sulfite reductase flavoprotein subunit alpha, producing the protein MASEKIKSVCPYCGVGCGIVLEVEDQKIVKVSGDKDHPTNFGRLCTKGLSSAQALTDSGRMAYAHRRLARGDMPEKFSIDSAITETAQRLKTTLEAHGPDALSFYVSGQMSLEAQYLINKLAKGFVRTSHIESNSRLCMSGASSGYKLSFGADGPPGSYEDMEQTDLFFVIGANMADCHPILFLRLRDQVKKGAKLIVVDPRRTATAEKADLFLQIKPGTDLALLNGLLHLLIENKHVDKAFIAENTDGWDGMETFLSTYTPEKVSELTGIPEPDIRKAAQWIGEAGEWMSLWTMGLNQSTRGTWHTNALCNLHLATGALCRPGSGPFSLTGQPNAMGGREMGYMGPGLPGQRSVLFETERAFIENLWSLPEGSIRAESSPGTISMFEKMAAGDIKACWVICTNPVATVPNRRNVIAGLKKADVVICQDAYLETETNQYADILLPGALWAEGEGVMVNSERNLSLMQKAVDPPGEAMPDWQIIARVACEMGFKEAFSYSSAEEVFNELKQASNEKTGYTIEGASYERLRKTSIQWPAPASDSEDRNPIRYVNDGRYAPIKNTSKGTPRLYFPTKSGRGQFFKRSFMPSAEMPDETFPFIFNSGRVQHQWHTLTKTGKIAKLNKLNPGPFVEVHPDDAKALGLTEKDAIHIQSRRGEAILPAVITERVQPRQCFAPFHWNDQFGEKLAINDVTNDVTDPESLQPEIKGCAVALSRVVAPPNDSKEASPLSQVDTIAMLLGIDPSDEVALEPHEKHYMAGFIASLRTQEKQADRIPVMPASAPIQDEKRYWIDGLLAGMYSSKAVEKATLPPADRVQVSLLWASQTGNAEEIAEECATRLTKAGLDVHMCSMDEAAVTDLSHTQYAFFITSTFGDGEPPDNGESFWNDLCDKNDLSLATLQYAVLALGDSSYDQFCGFGKALDKQLSSYGAQPLMACTACDTDYQDETNQWINALEERFASESSSTEEATSAQESSVSAPAFSKKNPLLTKVKTNTLLNKQGSEKETRHYVFDLAGSGLTYKTGDALGVWPTNCPELVEELLEVVNIKPHEPVTLKDGQQVTIGQALLRHYEICRVTDPQLATIAELSKSTVLGNLLTEEQTVERKNWLWGRQFVDVVKEFPIQINAQDFIQLLRPLQPRQYSIASSPMKHPDEVHIAVSTVRYACEEKARKGVCSAFLADRANTETDVPIFIQSSAHFQPPENNDHPIIMVGAGTGIGPFRGFLQERTAREARGENWLIFGEQREALDFYFQKELEQLCNEGKLHRLDTAFSRDQEEKVYVQQRMWEHGKTLWEWLEQGAHFYVCGDAEQMAKDVDHMLRKIIAHYGEMSAEKADTYVKQMTKTKRYARDVY; encoded by the coding sequence GTGGCGAGCGAAAAAATCAAAAGTGTTTGTCCCTATTGTGGTGTCGGCTGCGGCATCGTCCTCGAGGTGGAGGATCAAAAGATAGTCAAGGTGTCTGGTGACAAGGACCACCCGACAAACTTTGGTCGTCTTTGTACAAAAGGCCTTTCTAGCGCTCAGGCATTAACCGATTCAGGTCGAATGGCTTACGCCCACCGCCGACTAGCTCGTGGAGATATGCCTGAAAAATTCTCTATTGATTCGGCGATTACTGAGACGGCTCAACGATTGAAAACGACGTTGGAAGCCCACGGACCAGATGCGCTTTCCTTTTATGTGTCCGGTCAGATGTCTTTAGAAGCGCAGTATTTAATCAACAAGCTAGCGAAAGGTTTTGTACGGACCTCACACATCGAATCAAATTCACGGCTTTGCATGTCAGGGGCAAGCAGCGGCTATAAGCTGTCGTTTGGCGCTGATGGGCCACCTGGCTCTTACGAGGACATGGAGCAGACGGATTTGTTTTTTGTGATCGGCGCCAATATGGCGGACTGCCACCCGATTTTGTTTTTACGGTTGCGCGATCAAGTTAAAAAGGGGGCAAAGCTCATCGTTGTCGACCCTAGACGAACGGCTACTGCCGAAAAAGCGGATCTTTTTTTGCAAATTAAGCCGGGGACCGATCTCGCACTTCTGAATGGACTGCTCCATTTATTGATCGAAAATAAGCATGTCGATAAAGCATTTATCGCCGAAAATACAGACGGATGGGACGGAATGGAAACCTTTCTTTCGACCTATACTCCTGAAAAGGTTTCAGAGCTGACTGGCATTCCTGAACCTGACATTCGAAAAGCCGCCCAATGGATTGGCGAAGCAGGCGAATGGATGAGCTTATGGACGATGGGTCTAAACCAGAGCACTCGTGGCACATGGCACACCAATGCCCTCTGCAACTTGCACTTAGCGACCGGAGCATTATGTCGCCCTGGGAGTGGTCCCTTTTCCCTCACTGGCCAACCGAATGCCATGGGCGGTCGGGAAATGGGGTACATGGGACCTGGATTGCCAGGCCAACGCTCTGTGCTGTTTGAAACGGAACGGGCGTTTATTGAGAATCTATGGTCGCTCCCCGAAGGCAGTATCCGTGCTGAATCAAGCCCTGGAACAATCTCGATGTTTGAAAAGATGGCTGCTGGCGACATTAAAGCGTGCTGGGTGATTTGCACAAACCCCGTCGCAACCGTGCCAAACCGTCGCAATGTCATTGCCGGGCTCAAAAAAGCCGATGTTGTCATATGTCAGGACGCCTATCTTGAAACGGAGACAAATCAATATGCGGATATTCTCCTCCCTGGGGCACTTTGGGCTGAGGGAGAAGGCGTCATGGTCAACTCAGAGCGAAATCTATCATTAATGCAGAAAGCTGTTGACCCTCCTGGGGAAGCAATGCCAGACTGGCAGATTATCGCACGGGTTGCTTGTGAAATGGGGTTCAAGGAAGCATTTAGTTATTCCTCCGCAGAAGAGGTGTTTAATGAGTTAAAGCAGGCGAGCAATGAGAAAACGGGATACACTATCGAAGGCGCATCCTATGAACGTCTGCGAAAAACCTCTATTCAATGGCCAGCTCCAGCAAGCGACAGTGAGGATCGCAACCCTATTCGCTATGTAAATGATGGGCGTTACGCACCGATAAAAAACACATCAAAAGGCACGCCAAGATTGTATTTCCCAACCAAGAGTGGTCGAGGGCAGTTTTTCAAACGGTCCTTTATGCCCTCTGCTGAAATGCCCGATGAGACGTTTCCGTTTATTTTCAATTCCGGGCGTGTCCAGCATCAATGGCATACATTAACGAAAACTGGGAAGATCGCTAAACTAAACAAGCTGAACCCCGGTCCCTTTGTTGAAGTTCACCCTGACGACGCCAAAGCGTTAGGACTAACAGAAAAGGACGCTATTCACATTCAATCCCGTCGTGGGGAAGCCATCCTCCCTGCCGTCATCACCGAGCGAGTGCAGCCAAGACAATGCTTTGCCCCCTTTCATTGGAACGATCAGTTTGGAGAAAAACTGGCGATCAACGATGTCACGAATGATGTCACCGACCCAGAATCATTGCAGCCTGAAATCAAGGGTTGTGCCGTTGCTCTGTCTCGTGTTGTCGCACCGCCGAACGATTCTAAGGAGGCGTCCCCATTGTCTCAAGTCGATACAATCGCTATGCTTTTAGGCATTGACCCATCCGATGAGGTCGCCCTTGAACCACACGAAAAACACTACATGGCAGGGTTCATCGCAAGCCTACGAACACAGGAGAAGCAAGCCGATCGCATTCCCGTGATGCCTGCATCAGCTCCAATCCAAGACGAGAAGCGTTACTGGATCGATGGGTTACTTGCAGGGATGTATTCCTCAAAAGCTGTCGAAAAGGCAACTCTTCCACCAGCAGACCGCGTTCAAGTGTCACTACTATGGGCTTCACAAACAGGCAATGCGGAAGAGATTGCAGAGGAATGCGCTACACGTCTTACGAAAGCTGGTCTTGATGTTCATATGTGTTCCATGGATGAAGCAGCCGTGACAGATTTGTCACACACCCAGTATGCCTTTTTCATTACGAGTACGTTCGGAGATGGCGAGCCACCGGATAATGGAGAGAGCTTTTGGAATGACCTTTGTGATAAAAACGATCTTTCGTTGGCTACCCTTCAGTACGCTGTCCTTGCCTTAGGCGATTCTAGCTATGATCAATTTTGTGGCTTTGGCAAAGCACTCGACAAGCAGCTTTCCTCCTATGGCGCGCAACCGCTCATGGCGTGCACTGCTTGTGACACAGACTATCAGGATGAGACAAATCAATGGATCAACGCCTTAGAGGAACGCTTCGCTTCCGAGTCATCGTCCACGGAGGAAGCCACGTCAGCTCAGGAATCGAGCGTGTCTGCACCTGCCTTCTCAAAGAAAAATCCATTGCTGACGAAAGTAAAAACAAATACGTTATTAAACAAGCAAGGCTCGGAAAAAGAAACGAGGCATTATGTGTTTGACCTTGCTGGCAGTGGATTGACTTACAAGACTGGTGATGCCTTAGGTGTTTGGCCGACCAATTGCCCTGAGCTCGTTGAGGAATTGCTAGAGGTAGTCAACATTAAACCCCATGAACCTGTCACGCTAAAGGATGGGCAACAAGTGACGATTGGGCAAGCCTTGCTTCGTCATTATGAAATTTGTCGTGTGACAGATCCACAGCTTGCAACGATTGCTGAGCTTTCCAAAAGCACAGTGCTCGGGAACCTACTAACTGAAGAACAGACGGTGGAACGAAAGAATTGGCTTTGGGGTAGGCAATTCGTCGATGTGGTGAAGGAGTTCCCTATTCAAATTAACGCTCAAGATTTCATTCAACTGTTAAGGCCGCTCCAGCCAAGGCAATACTCGATCGCTTCGAGTCCAATGAAACATCCAGATGAAGTGCATATCGCTGTCTCTACAGTGCGGTATGCATGCGAGGAGAAAGCACGCAAAGGCGTTTGCTCCGCCTTTCTCGCCGATCGTGCAAATACGGAAACCGATGTGCCTATTTTCATTCAATCGTCGGCACATTTCCAACCACCAGAAAACAACGACCACCCCATCATTATGGTTGGCGCAGGGACTGGTATTGGTCCATTTAGGGGCTTTTTGCAAGAGAGGACGGCAAGAGAAGCTCGCGGAGAAAATTGGCTCATCTTTGGAGAACAACGTGAAGCACTAGATTTCTATTTTCAAAAGGAACTTGAACAGCTTTGCAATGAAGGGAAGCTTCACCGTCTAGACACTGCCTTCTCTCGGGATCAGGAAGAAAAAGTGTATGTACAGCAGCGCATGTGGGAGCATGGCAAGACATTGTGGGAATGGTTAGAACAAGGTGCGCATTTTTATGTATGTGGGGATGCAGAGCAGATGGCGAAGGACGTCGATCACATGCTTCGAAAAATCATTGCCCACTATGGAGAAATGAGCGCTGAAAAAGCGGACACCTATGTGAAACAGATGACAAAAACAAAACGTTATGCACGGGATGTGTATTAA
- a CDS encoding nuclear transport factor 2 family protein — MVTTKNQLFFKEFNEAFARSDIAFLADQVTDDVVWRLHVEGRIIEGKENFVKKLEEMRMDTVAIELNIDQLITHGKVASVNGTMSMGTHTYAFCDVYQLHAHKDGKIKVMDSYVHDVSSMK, encoded by the coding sequence ATGGTAACAACAAAAAATCAGCTTTTTTTCAAGGAATTTAATGAAGCATTCGCCCGAAGTGATATCGCCTTTTTAGCCGATCAAGTCACAGACGATGTCGTTTGGAGGCTTCATGTTGAAGGACGTATCATAGAAGGAAAAGAGAATTTTGTGAAGAAACTTGAGGAAATGAGGATGGACACTGTTGCGATTGAGCTCAACATCGATCAGCTCATCACCCACGGGAAAGTGGCTTCCGTCAACGGGACGATGAGCATGGGCACTCATACTTACGCTTTTTGTGACGTGTATCAGCTCCACGCTCATAAAGACGGAAAAATCAAAGTGATGGACAGCTATGTTCATGACGTCTCTTCAATGAAGTAG
- a CDS encoding helix-turn-helix domain-containing protein codes for MTTATLFDMKEMQTYIQQHLDEPLTLTHLARYASYSPFHFSRLFKEATGLSPQYYVSALRLQKAKELLLQTNLKIRDIGLEIGQQSLGTFTTRFTDKVGVTPSQFRQSSEDTQELFSVLQAFNDWTHHNAALTTEGVVHGTINSSAPFQGCILIGLFAKPIPEGLPLYGTLLPSTGSFCFTHVKPGLYYLMATSVTWGMGAMDVLLPQTTLRAWSKEPIVVTPFEPVPPQTLTLIQPDQGDPPILISIPVLMKTFLARSQTYSNF; via the coding sequence ATGACGACAGCCACTCTATTCGATATGAAGGAAATGCAAACCTACATCCAACAGCATCTTGATGAACCGCTCACGCTTACTCATTTGGCTCGTTATGCTTCTTATAGCCCATTCCACTTTTCACGCTTATTTAAAGAAGCAACAGGACTTTCCCCGCAATATTATGTGTCTGCTCTTCGTTTACAAAAAGCAAAGGAACTGCTCCTCCAAACCAATTTGAAAATACGAGACATTGGACTGGAGATTGGTCAACAAAGTTTGGGCACGTTTACGACTCGCTTTACGGATAAGGTCGGTGTAACGCCCTCTCAGTTTCGTCAATCTTCAGAGGACACACAAGAGCTTTTCAGTGTTTTGCAAGCGTTTAACGATTGGACTCATCATAACGCTGCGTTAACGACGGAAGGTGTCGTCCATGGTACGATTAATAGCTCTGCGCCTTTTCAGGGCTGCATTTTGATTGGCCTATTTGCAAAGCCAATTCCAGAAGGATTACCTCTGTATGGCACTTTACTTCCTTCCACTGGCTCCTTTTGCTTCACACATGTCAAACCGGGTTTGTATTATCTAATGGCCACCTCAGTCACATGGGGCATGGGTGCTATGGACGTCCTTTTGCCGCAAACGACGCTTCGCGCATGGTCAAAAGAGCCTATTGTCGTCACCCCTTTTGAACCGGTTCCCCCACAAACATTGACTCTCATACAACCAGATCAAGGAGACCCGCCCATTTTGATCTCCATTCCAGTACTAATGAAAACCTTTCTTGCCCGATCACAGACGTACAGTAATTTTTAA
- a CDS encoding alpha/beta fold hydrolase, whose protein sequence is MKRREKKKQMLGHFKNETAKNRFFSLYDDALSQWPASTTMMSLETSFGTTKLYTYGASKQTPLILLHGLNATSNDWVNNLEAIGNERTVYVIDMLGDAGKSEQTDSVHLPEDAVSWLSEVVGQLHLTAFHLGGTSYGGWLALRYTREHASRVKSLLLTEPAQAIVRLSLLFWAKLLWAQLIGPDAMRKRLYKWMCAYSPDPLQEKLSVSAMRDFRMLRTPPLYMKKQELESIQVPLLLVLGMRSPVHSARRMRKRALSLWPNAAIHLFKEGGHRVHAQLPHETNKLMKDFMEKLDD, encoded by the coding sequence ATGAAACGACGGGAGAAGAAGAAACAAATGCTTGGCCATTTTAAAAACGAGACGGCAAAAAATCGCTTCTTTTCATTATATGATGACGCCCTGTCCCAATGGCCAGCCTCCACGACAATGATGTCTCTTGAAACCTCCTTTGGCACAACCAAATTATATACGTATGGGGCTAGCAAGCAAACGCCTCTGATTCTGCTCCATGGATTGAATGCCACAAGTAACGATTGGGTCAATAATCTTGAAGCCATCGGCAACGAACGCACCGTTTATGTCATTGACATGTTGGGGGATGCAGGGAAAAGTGAACAAACGGATTCCGTCCATTTGCCTGAAGATGCAGTGTCCTGGTTATCAGAGGTTGTCGGTCAGCTTCATCTAACCGCTTTTCATCTCGGCGGCACATCGTACGGAGGCTGGCTAGCACTTCGGTACACTCGTGAGCATGCTTCCCGAGTGAAAAGCCTCCTCTTAACAGAGCCCGCACAAGCCATCGTTCGACTTTCTCTCCTGTTTTGGGCAAAGCTTCTTTGGGCGCAACTGATTGGCCCTGATGCAATGCGAAAGCGATTGTATAAATGGATGTGCGCGTATTCTCCTGACCCATTACAAGAAAAGCTTTCTGTATCCGCCATGAGGGATTTTCGAATGCTGCGAACCCCACCTTTATATATGAAGAAACAAGAACTAGAATCCATTCAGGTGCCCCTCCTCTTGGTGCTCGGCATGAGAAGTCCTGTCCACTCTGCTCGACGAATGCGCAAGCGTGCCCTATCCCTTTGGCCCAACGCTGCGATTCACTTATTTAAAGAAGGAGGCCATCGCGTCCACGCACAATTGCCCCATGAGACAAACAAGCTAATGAAGGATTTTATGGAGAAACTGGACGACTGA
- a CDS encoding PTS mannitol transporter subunit IICB, with the protein MAETSTLRLKVQKFGNFLSSMIMPNIGAFIAWGIITALFIADGYWPNEKLAALVGPMINYLLPLLIAYTGGKLMNDVRGGVVGAIAAMGVIVGSDIPMFLGAMIVGPLGGYLLKLVDRLFLDKVKTGFEMLYNNFSAGILGAVLAVLSLLAIGPAVITLQTGLATGLEAIVAAGLLPLTSLIVEPAKILFLNNAVNHGIFTPIATAEAAETGKSILYLIEPNPGPGLGVLLAFTIFGKGASKSSAPGAAVIQFFGGIHEIYFPYVLMKPMLLLAVIAGGMSGVFTFALLDAGLQSAPSPGSIFALIVFAPNGGLLSVLAGVLVATVVSFLISAVIIRAGKGEDDLAGAADKMQSMKGKKSSVSDSFKTDNADTDKSEFSYANVNKVVFACDAGMGSSAMGASLLRKKFKEADIDIPVTNTAINQLPDDADIVITHKDLTSRARDKRPDAHHISVDNFLNSPAYEELANELKK; encoded by the coding sequence ATGGCTGAAACGAGCACACTGCGTTTAAAAGTCCAGAAATTCGGTAACTTTCTAAGCAGCATGATTATGCCAAACATTGGCGCCTTCATTGCTTGGGGGATTATTACAGCACTATTTATTGCTGATGGGTATTGGCCGAACGAGAAACTTGCAGCTTTAGTTGGTCCAATGATTAATTACTTGCTACCGCTCTTAATTGCCTATACAGGCGGTAAGTTAATGAACGATGTGCGAGGCGGGGTTGTAGGTGCTATCGCCGCAATGGGTGTTATTGTTGGGTCGGACATTCCTATGTTCCTTGGAGCGATGATCGTCGGGCCACTCGGGGGCTATTTGCTGAAATTGGTGGATCGTCTCTTTCTTGATAAAGTAAAAACTGGTTTTGAAATGTTATACAATAACTTCTCTGCGGGTATTCTAGGTGCTGTTTTGGCTGTATTGTCTCTTTTGGCAATAGGCCCTGCAGTTATTACCTTGCAAACTGGCTTGGCAACCGGCCTGGAAGCCATCGTCGCAGCTGGCTTACTGCCACTCACCAGCTTGATTGTTGAACCAGCAAAAATTCTCTTCCTGAACAACGCTGTGAACCATGGGATATTTACTCCAATCGCCACGGCAGAAGCTGCAGAAACAGGAAAATCAATTTTGTATCTAATTGAACCGAACCCAGGTCCTGGACTTGGTGTGCTATTAGCCTTCACCATTTTCGGAAAAGGCGCTTCAAAAAGTTCAGCACCAGGTGCCGCAGTGATCCAGTTTTTTGGTGGGATTCATGAAATTTATTTCCCTTACGTCTTGATGAAGCCAATGCTTCTTCTCGCCGTTATCGCTGGTGGTATGAGCGGTGTGTTCACGTTTGCCTTGCTTGATGCGGGCTTGCAATCGGCGCCGTCTCCAGGAAGTATTTTTGCGCTGATCGTGTTTGCTCCAAATGGAGGACTATTGTCCGTACTAGCTGGGGTGCTCGTCGCAACAGTGGTTTCGTTCCTCATTTCGGCAGTCATTATTCGAGCTGGCAAAGGGGAAGATGACCTTGCTGGAGCTGCCGATAAAATGCAGAGCATGAAAGGCAAAAAGAGCTCTGTGAGCGACTCATTCAAAACAGACAATGCAGACACAGATAAAAGCGAATTTTCATATGCGAACGTGAACAAAGTGGTGTTCGCTTGTGATGCAGGCATGGGCTCAAGTGCAATGGGTGCCTCCTTACTGCGGAAGAAGTTTAAAGAAGCGGACATTGACATCCCTGTTACGAACACTGCGATTAATCAGTTGCCAGATGATGCAGATATTGTCATTACGCACAAAGACCTTACCTCGCGTGCTAGAGATAAACGTCCAGATGCACACCACATATCTGTAGACAATTTCTTAAACAGTCCGGCGTATGAAGAGCTAGCCAATGAATTGAAAAAATAA
- a CDS encoding BglG family transcription antiterminator: MSLGVFGKKRRREGWPLYLSGRERRILDLLLNAREELTVKELASELDVSVRTIHRDFPQLNDVLKKHQLTLQKRSGAGLQIHGDEQAKQALANTLQLATKTDFLPEERQAMLMAALLQASEPVKLFSLADDMHVTMATISHDLDKIQTTLESHALLLVRKRGYGVKIEGEEGAKRAALSQLISSNVDAYDVFTTFKEKLSSSPSLSLVSQRLLGLVGEDTLWKIDAHVRKMSDGLPYELADMSRIGLVIHLALAIERLKQGGRIQFDPLELTQLKGTREFRVAKAMIAGLETVFSIPIPEDEIGYITMHLLGAKLKANEPDVLSNLAYQAKEFLRLVGEAIGEQLTDRHRLLNDLMTHLKPTIYRLRQGMQIQNPLLEDIRTTYPELFDITAECAREVFPEVSFPDDEVGFLLLHIAADVLKRQAKRTLHTLVICSSGIGTAKLLATRLQQEVPEITQIDNRSLFDLDKLNLDQYDLIVSTVPLKGMSHDYILASPILSKADIHNIKKAVIRVSLVHKEGEMLKSFGPTEEHSTEAIVQQLTTMHQYSTAALMIIKGFRIQQLTKQDTLASQLAFICQQLEEDDTLRDSPGVVEKLLHRQRLGGLGIPKTSLALFHTRSPSVLQPSFTMYRLSHAIDVPGMDQVDMKASTILMLLAPEQLDQETLTLLSTISSLLIQDEESTTLFEEGNEQELRQRIAAELFQKRPTKGV, translated from the coding sequence TTGTCTTTAGGTGTATTTGGGAAAAAGAGAAGAAGGGAGGGATGGCCACTGTATCTGTCAGGACGAGAACGACGAATTCTTGATCTCCTTTTGAATGCCAGGGAGGAGTTGACCGTAAAGGAGCTTGCTTCTGAATTAGACGTCAGTGTGCGTACCATTCATCGCGACTTCCCACAGCTTAATGACGTGTTGAAAAAACATCAGCTCACGCTTCAAAAACGTTCAGGAGCAGGTTTGCAGATTCACGGAGATGAACAAGCAAAGCAGGCTCTAGCCAATACGTTGCAGCTAGCGACCAAAACTGATTTTTTGCCAGAAGAGCGGCAGGCAATGCTTATGGCTGCGCTGCTTCAAGCAAGCGAACCTGTGAAGCTGTTTTCCTTGGCGGACGACATGCATGTGACGATGGCGACGATCAGTCATGACCTTGATAAAATTCAGACAACGCTTGAATCCCACGCCTTATTGCTTGTACGAAAAAGGGGATATGGTGTAAAAATTGAAGGTGAAGAAGGAGCCAAGCGGGCTGCGCTCAGTCAGCTCATTTCGAGCAATGTGGATGCCTACGATGTGTTTACAACGTTTAAAGAAAAGCTTTCGTCGTCCCCTTCTTTAAGTCTTGTCTCACAACGGCTCCTCGGTCTCGTCGGCGAAGACACGCTTTGGAAGATTGACGCTCATGTTCGGAAGATGAGCGATGGATTGCCGTATGAGCTGGCCGATATGTCAAGAATCGGTCTTGTCATTCATTTGGCTTTGGCGATTGAACGCTTGAAACAAGGCGGTCGAATTCAATTTGACCCATTGGAGCTTACGCAGTTAAAGGGAACGAGAGAATTTCGCGTTGCCAAGGCGATGATTGCTGGTCTGGAGACCGTTTTTTCCATCCCTATTCCGGAAGATGAAATTGGGTATATCACAATGCATCTGTTAGGCGCAAAACTGAAGGCCAATGAGCCGGACGTGTTATCGAACCTGGCCTATCAGGCAAAGGAATTCCTGCGCCTAGTCGGAGAGGCGATTGGGGAACAACTCACAGATCGTCATCGATTACTAAATGATCTAATGACGCATTTAAAGCCGACGATCTATCGGTTGCGCCAAGGCATGCAAATTCAAAACCCACTTCTCGAGGACATTCGCACAACGTATCCAGAGCTGTTTGACATCACTGCTGAATGCGCACGAGAAGTCTTTCCTGAAGTCTCATTTCCTGACGATGAAGTCGGTTTTTTGTTGCTGCATATCGCGGCAGATGTGTTGAAGAGGCAAGCGAAAAGAACGTTGCACACACTCGTCATCTGTTCGAGCGGCATTGGTACGGCAAAACTGCTAGCCACACGACTGCAACAGGAAGTGCCCGAGATTACGCAAATTGATAATCGCTCATTGTTTGATTTGGATAAGCTAAATCTTGATCAGTATGACTTAATTGTTTCGACAGTTCCTCTAAAAGGAATGTCCCATGACTATATTCTGGCGTCACCTATTTTATCGAAAGCAGATATCCACAATATCAAAAAAGCCGTCATACGAGTTTCATTAGTGCACAAAGAAGGCGAGATGTTAAAGTCGTTTGGGCCGACGGAGGAGCACTCAACGGAAGCTATTGTTCAACAGTTAACCACAATGCATCAGTATTCCACGGCCGCTCTGATGATTATTAAAGGGTTTCGCATTCAACAATTAACGAAGCAAGACACATTGGCATCACAGCTTGCCTTCATCTGTCAGCAACTTGAGGAGGACGACACGCTTCGCGACAGCCCAGGCGTTGTCGAAAAGCTCCTGCACCGCCAGAGGCTTGGAGGTCTCGGCATTCCAAAAACATCACTCGCCCTTTTTCATACACGAAGCCCGTCCGTTTTGCAGCCAAGCTTCACGATGTATAGGCTGAGTCATGCGATTGATGTGCCGGGAATGGATCAAGTGGACATGAAAGCCTCCACTATCCTCATGCTGCTGGCGCCAGAACAATTGGATCAAGAAACGTTGACGCTCTTAAGCACGATTAGCTCGCTATTGATTCAGGACGAAGAAAGCACAACGCTTTTTGAAGAAGGAAACGAACAAGAGCTACGCCAACGAATCGCCGCGGAGCTATTCCAAAAACGACCAACTAAAGGAGTGTAA